TCCAACGTTCTTTGCAAACATTCTCATCAGTTCTTCTCAGGCCTCATTCATTTCTTTGTCATTGCTGTGAACCATAAAAATCAGTCCTTATATCCCATAGAAGTAATGGCATCAAAAGGTTGCTTCTTGTTCTGGCCATCTACATCTGACATTGTTTTTGTATTCTACACTTTTTTACATTGAAAAGTATAGTGGGAATAGTAGTTACTATTTCAACCAATTTCAGTTTGCACaaatagttttttattttctGCAGCATCCAGACCGAATACTAGAATCCATGTTTCCTATTTGCAAAAGAATCCCTTCATGAAGTTAGCAAATATATTCtccatattttacattttatgttgGACACTGGCAAATGAAATCCATAACCAGTCActgctcctttctttctcctctccaggctTTGGTTTCGCTTCCACCTAGTCTTTCTTTATAAAAGCAACCCTCCCAATTCCTAGAGCCGATATTAccataaaaggatttttttttttaaatttagagatagaatggactttagaggttatctaatTCAATCAATTCATTTTGCATGTGAAGGGAATGAGATCCTGATCTACCCTTGGCCATGCAAAATCAAAATCTTCTAACTGCAAATTTCTACTATACCtcaaatgtttctgtttttcacGCCTTCCTGTAGCCTATTCTAGATCCAATGTATGTTTCTTGAGAGGCTACTAGCCATTAAATCACCAACACCAAATTGCCTTTGGTGTCTAAATGTGGTTAAGCTTTTTGAGAGTCTGGCCAGTTTACATCTGTTGCCATTGTCCACATGGCTATTTTTCTCTTCATGTATTCCCATAATAGGTCACCTTTATTGGAATAAGATGATAAAATCATAGCAAAAGGATTAGGATTAGAGGCAGAACTTTAAGAATATAGCCATGGtttacatgtgtatatctatataaataaacatatacacatacatatgtacatatacatatataatggtAAATGCACTCTGATGTTCTGACCCATATGTTGATAGCTAAGGTGACCTAGTATTTTTCATCTTGGGAAATTCACTTGCTCATTGAAGAGAGTGATGAAcagaatcttttcttctctacttaGTACTGTAgggtatatgggtatatataaaAGATGGtttgacatggaaaacagaaatgAATGTATCAGATCAAAAATAAGTGATCCAATATAAAAATCTAAATTAGTAGCTttatgaaaagcaaaaacatggtcATCAGTAATAGTAATCACATGGTTTTTCATAAAACATGCTCATCACAATAACTTTGTAAGATTAAGTAGTGATTCAATTAAGCTcaacttattaagcatttattaaacacctatgtcCTAGGTATTAAAAAAtggttctggggatataaaacaaaaaacaaagtagttcttgccttcaaggaataaATAGACTACTAATAACTGATCACATTTCTCACAATTAGTAGTTTAAGCCATTCCCTGGTTGAAATGAATTGAAGTGGAGCTAACCAGCATAACAGTCACACTGATAGAATGTATAAACATACTGTAAAGGAACTGTTACTGAAAGGTAAATATGTGCTCTTATCTTGATTGGAAGCTTTTTAACAAGATAGTAGGGTAAATTGATGGTTACAGAGAAGAACAAGAACATTGCATTAATACACACATTTATTGACTTCTTACactatattgtaagctccttgagggagaaaattttgctcttatttttatatccgAAGACCTTAGTACAGTACTTTGTATctagcttgttgattgattaatgagATGTCCTCTTCTGCTCCATTCTTACCTGAGGATTCTTTGATGGGTGGGTTTCATCTGCCTGCTTTTTCTTCTGTGACTCTCTCAGCAGGGGACATCAAAGGCAATATGGAGAAGAGGAACTGGACAATGGTGACAGAGATCATCCTGGTGGGAATCCCCACTACTCCAGCCCTGAGTGGCCTTctcttcttattatttttattggccTACTTGGTGACCATTTTAGGTAATTTCCTCATTATCACACTGATCTGGGTGGACTATAGACTCCATTCACCTATGTATTTCTTTCTCAGCCACCTTTCCTTCAGTGAAATCTTAACCACAACCTGTGCTGTTCCTAAGATGCTGGTTAATTTTCTATCTGAGAAAAAAaccatctcctttgctggatgcTTCTCACAACTTTACTTCTACTTCCTTTCTGGATGTACTGAATTTATCCTCTTTGCTGTCATGTCTTATGATCGTTATATTGCCATCTGTAATCCCCTTCAATATCCCACTATCATGACCCATCCCCTCTGTGTTCGACTTGTCATCCTATCCTGGTTAGGTGGTTTTCTGCTCATCCTTCCATCTACTATCCTTAAGGGAAGACTGCCATATTGTGGACCCAATGTGATTGACCACTTCTTCTGTGATAGTGCTCCCCTACTGCACCTTGCATGTGTTGACATCAGAGCTATTGAGCTGTTGGACTTCTTCAGTTCTCTTGTACTGCTCATTAGCTCACTAACATTAACTATGGTCTCCTATGTCTACATCATTTCCACAATTCTTAAAATCCCCTCACGTCAAGGTCAACACAAAGCATTTGCTACTTGTGCCTCACATTTCACTGTCGTATCAATGGGCTATGGAATCTCCATCTTTGTCTATGTTCGTCCCTCACAGAAGAGTAACCTTCACTTTAATAAGATCCTCTTTGTCCTCTCAAGCATTGTTACACCCCTTCTGAATCCCTTCATCTTCAGTCTAAGAAATGAAACAATGAAAGAGGCATTGAAAGATACCACAAGCAAGATCCAGTCCTTACTAAAGGGCCTAAGATTCAATTGATTTTTTGTGGATAGCTATTCTATTCCTAGACATCAACAAACTGGCTTCTGAGATACAATATCCAACCAGATATGAAAATGGAATATGATTATCATCATGATAACAATTTAAATGTTAGAATGTTTCATCTAGAAAGGGCCATAGATAACATCCAGTTCAATATCATCATTTTACCGGTAAG
The DNA window shown above is from Notamacropus eugenii isolate mMacEug1 chromosome 2, mMacEug1.pri_v2, whole genome shotgun sequence and carries:
- the LOC140522669 gene encoding olfactory receptor 6M1-like, which gives rise to MEKRNWTMVTEIILVGIPTTPALSGLLFLLFLLAYLVTILGNFLIITLIWVDYRLHSPMYFFLSHLSFSEILTTTCAVPKMLVNFLSEKKTISFAGCFSQLYFYFLSGCTEFILFAVMSYDRYIAICNPLQYPTIMTHPLCVRLVILSWLGGFLLILPSTILKGRLPYCGPNVIDHFFCDSAPLLHLACVDIRAIELLDFFSSLVLLISSLTLTMVSYVYIISTILKIPSRQGQHKAFATCASHFTVVSMGYGISIFVYVRPSQKSNLHFNKILFVLSSIVTPLLNPFIFSLRNETMKEALKDTTSKIQSLLKGLRFN